A genomic stretch from Aedes albopictus strain Foshan chromosome 2, AalbF5, whole genome shotgun sequence includes:
- the LOC109426742 gene encoding calphotin has protein sequence MFAKLVFAACLAVAVAKPKPGLLGAAPLAYSAPLAYSTPLAYSAPLAYSAPFFQQGLLSTAYSQTVGRSYAPTLYSAATPLTYAAAAPLNPIAPALPPLTYAAAATPFFAPAAPAFVPSVTPTIAQTPVVTPAVAVARTPVVATPVATPVAGTPVAVPNAAVAPANAVPATPVAPVATAARLTAAAPVPFTTYGAPEASAPARA, from the exons ATGTTCGCCAAATTG GTTTTCGCTGCTTGCCTGGCTGTTGCCGTCGCAAAACCTAAACCAGGACTTCTGGGTGCTGCACCTTTGGCTTATAGCGCACCTCTTGCCTACAGCACGCCATTAGCCTACAGTGCACCTCTGGCATACAGCGCTCCATTCTTTCAACAAGGACTCCTGAGCACCGCTTACTCGCAAACAGTCGGGCGTAGTTACGCTCCGACTCTTTACTCCGCGGCAACTCCTCTTACTTACGCTGCTGCCGCTCCGCTGAACCCAATCGCTCCTGCGCTCCCACCGCTAACCTACGCCGCTGCTGCAACTCCTTTCTTCGCTCCAGCTGCACCAGCTTTTGTTCCCTCAGTGACGCCAACCATTGCTCAGACTCCAGTTGTAACTCCAGCCGTTGCCGTTGCAAGAACTCCAGTGGTTGCCACCCCAGTTGCCACTCCCGTTGCTGGGACGCCTGTTGCAGTGCCGAATGCTGCCGTTGCGCCCGCCAATGCTGTCCCTGCAACTCCGGTTGCCCCAGTTGCCACGGCTGCTCGATTGACTGCGGCCGCTCCGGTTCCGTTCACTACCTATGGAGCTCCTGAGGCTTCAGCTCCGGCAAGAGCGTAA